A single Chryseobacterium shigense DNA region contains:
- a CDS encoding TonB-dependent siderophore receptor, translating into MNKQLASLGFLLAALSLSAQLKNTEADTIRTQTIEDINLHKTGNPNQARTLSTKSTLTVMENPQPISIVTHEIIEQQQAKQLSDVLQNVNGVYLTSSRGSSQDSFGGRGFILGNDNIFKNGARINSGVFPEVSGLERVEVLKGANAMLYGNTAAGGIINMITKKPKFNFGGNIGLNGGSWNSYKPTVDIYGPLSKNIAFRVNGAYEYAESFRDVVQSEKYYFNPSFLFNLSAKSQLIVEADYLKNNFTPDFGIGSVTNKDQSYSLNNYVGRNTFFGTDWQYQNVQQTSTTVTFNHQFNANWALNAVASYQNYTKDYFSSERIQWIYDKKISENRLTWARPFNKTYNESNYGSAQVNINGEFTTGKIGHKLLLGADADYNQADAYAFNVTSTSNVLFLDDPSTWGNIAMPDTSENSLTRINTRRIGVYAQDYVSLTKQFKVIAGIRWSYIENMPSIKTTYATPTKPSDKSFVSNSATSDQAFSPKVGLVYMPDENLSVFATYTNSFVSNAGYMSAEIGSLDTSGTIAQVRDRVNNLSKQGIQPTTVDQYEIGAKKNLWNNALAINLSLYQIIQNNTYQNYFYTDNTGTPQTPDTNLKEFAGKIRSRGVELDITGNPTENLSIIGGFSYNNSVYTDTPEKGYVENQRLVRTPATTANASVFYKFTRYAKGLKVGAGIYYIGDRIAGWNDSKSTNITRNGVSRMFELKDYTTVTLSVGYEWNKFSIQGKVGNLFDVVNYNVHENYSVNPITPRNYYFTLTYRL; encoded by the coding sequence ATGAACAAACAACTTGCATCTTTAGGATTTTTACTGGCGGCCTTATCTTTAAGTGCCCAGCTGAAAAATACTGAAGCAGATACAATCAGAACCCAGACCATTGAAGACATCAATCTTCATAAGACCGGAAACCCAAACCAGGCGAGAACATTATCTACCAAGTCTACTCTAACGGTAATGGAAAATCCTCAGCCTATCTCCATTGTCACTCATGAAATCATTGAACAGCAGCAGGCAAAACAGCTTAGCGATGTTCTTCAGAATGTAAATGGGGTGTACCTTACTTCATCCAGAGGAAGTTCTCAGGACAGCTTTGGAGGACGCGGTTTTATTTTGGGAAATGATAATATTTTCAAGAACGGTGCAAGAATCAACAGTGGTGTTTTTCCTGAAGTAAGCGGCCTTGAAAGAGTGGAAGTACTGAAAGGAGCCAATGCTATGCTGTACGGAAATACGGCTGCGGGAGGAATTATCAATATGATTACCAAAAAGCCTAAATTTAATTTTGGCGGAAATATAGGACTTAACGGCGGAAGCTGGAATTCTTATAAACCAACGGTTGATATTTACGGGCCTTTATCTAAAAACATTGCCTTCAGAGTAAACGGTGCTTACGAATACGCCGAAAGCTTCAGAGATGTGGTACAGTCTGAAAAATATTACTTCAATCCTTCATTTTTATTCAACCTGAGCGCAAAGTCACAGTTGATTGTAGAGGCAGATTATCTTAAAAATAATTTCACTCCGGATTTCGGGATCGGTTCTGTTACCAATAAAGACCAAAGCTATTCCCTGAATAATTATGTGGGCAGAAATACCTTCTTCGGTACAGATTGGCAATATCAAAATGTACAGCAAACCTCAACGACTGTAACATTCAATCATCAATTCAATGCCAACTGGGCATTAAATGCAGTTGCTTCTTATCAGAACTATACAAAGGATTACTTCTCTTCCGAGCGTATACAATGGATATATGATAAAAAAATATCCGAAAACCGCCTGACTTGGGCAAGACCATTCAATAAAACCTATAATGAGAGCAATTACGGCTCTGCACAGGTAAATATCAACGGTGAATTCACTACCGGAAAAATAGGTCACAAATTATTACTGGGAGCAGATGCGGATTATAACCAGGCTGATGCTTATGCATTTAATGTAACTTCTACTTCCAATGTATTATTCCTGGACGATCCGTCCACATGGGGAAATATCGCCATGCCGGACACCAGTGAAAATTCATTAACAAGAATCAACACAAGAAGAATTGGGGTTTACGCACAGGATTACGTAAGCCTGACAAAGCAATTTAAAGTTATAGCAGGGATCCGTTGGTCTTATATAGAAAATATGCCTTCTATAAAGACAACTTATGCCACTCCAACCAAACCTTCAGATAAAAGTTTTGTATCAAATTCAGCAACATCCGATCAGGCATTCTCTCCAAAAGTAGGGCTGGTTTATATGCCTGATGAAAATCTTTCAGTTTTTGCCACGTATACCAATTCATTTGTTTCAAACGCAGGATATATGTCCGCTGAAATTGGTTCATTAGATACTTCCGGCACTATTGCGCAGGTAAGAGACAGGGTTAACAATCTCTCAAAACAAGGGATACAGCCTACTACTGTAGATCAATACGAAATCGGGGCCAAGAAAAACCTTTGGAATAATGCTTTGGCCATCAACCTTAGCTTGTACCAGATTATACAAAATAATACCTACCAGAACTATTTTTATACTGACAATACAGGAACTCCTCAAACTCCGGATACCAATCTTAAAGAATTTGCAGGTAAAATAAGAAGCCGTGGTGTAGAGCTTGATATTACAGGAAACCCAACAGAAAACTTATCTATTATCGGTGGTTTTTCATACAACAACTCCGTTTATACCGACACTCCGGAAAAAGGGTATGTTGAAAACCAAAGACTTGTAAGAACTCCCGCTACTACAGCCAATGCATCTGTCTTTTATAAATTTACCAGATATGCCAAAGGATTAAAAGTAGGAGCCGGCATTTATTATATCGGTGACAGAATAGCCGGATGGAACGATTCCAAATCTACCAATATTACAAGAAATGGAGTAAGCAGAATGTTTGAACTAAAAGATTATACCACTGTAACCTTATCTGTAGGCTACGAATGGAACAAATTCTCCATCCAGGGGAAAGTGGGTAACCTGTTCGATGTTGTGAATTACAATGTTCACGAAAATTATTCGGTAAATCCTATTACCCCAAGAAACTATTACTTTACACTTACGTACAGACTTTAG
- a CDS encoding peroxiredoxin: MSIKLGDTAPDFQAETSLGDIKFYEFLGNSWGILFSHPADYTPVCTTELGYTAKLKSEFDKRGTKVIALSIDGVEDHQNWIKDINETQNTDVQFPVIADKDRKISELYDFIHPNASATATVRSLLIIDPDKKVRLIITYPASTGRNFNEILRVLDSLQLVDSHKVATPVNWENGEDVIIPPAISTEDARKIFPKGVTEIKPYLRYTPQPNT; the protein is encoded by the coding sequence ATGTCAATCAAACTCGGAGATACAGCACCGGACTTTCAGGCAGAGACGTCTTTAGGTGATATTAAGTTTTATGAATTTTTAGGAAATTCCTGGGGAATTTTGTTCTCCCATCCTGCAGATTATACACCGGTATGCACCACAGAACTGGGATATACCGCAAAACTGAAATCGGAATTTGACAAAAGAGGAACAAAGGTAATTGCCTTAAGTATAGACGGAGTGGAAGACCATCAAAACTGGATTAAAGATATTAATGAGACCCAGAACACAGATGTACAGTTTCCTGTTATTGCAGATAAAGACAGAAAGATTTCGGAACTGTATGATTTTATTCACCCGAATGCTTCAGCAACAGCAACGGTTCGTTCTTTATTAATCATTGATCCTGATAAAAAAGTAAGGCTGATTATTACTTATCCTGCTTCTACAGGAAGGAATTTTAATGAGATCCTGAGAGTACTGGATTCTCTGCAGCTGGTTGATTCGCATAAAGTAGCCACTCCTGTCAACTGGGAAAATGGTGAGGATGTTATTATACCACCTGCCATTTCTACAGAAGATGCCAGGAAAATATTTCCGAAAGGAGTTACAGAAATAAAGCCGTATCTGAGATATACGCCTCAACCGAATACATGA
- a CDS encoding mechanosensitive ion channel family protein, with protein sequence MQNNGLSYVDVIYRVLESWYMRFAELTPKLIVGILVFSFFLITSKYLSLAAVKLFHKFFPKSQKESSLVTLISIFRFLIMLMGSFIALEIMGFSGFLWKFIGSLGVAGVIAGVALKDLVSSIFSGMLIGIDKAFKVGDYITIGSHSGTVQEIGFLTTKIITDDGKKAYIPNQVIFNAPFYNITASPQRRIILNFEIPADEDITKAQKGMLAVIKSLENVDKLDTSEVIFTDLKQGNFNLQAKFWMKVGANMVQLKSEAYLKIKERLDADNIQLVTPTSISITNGESLTPENHDQ encoded by the coding sequence ATGCAGAACAATGGACTCAGCTATGTAGATGTTATTTACAGGGTTTTGGAAAGCTGGTATATGAGGTTTGCCGAGCTTACACCCAAACTTATCGTCGGAATTTTAGTATTTTCTTTTTTTCTTATCACCAGTAAATACTTAAGTCTGGCCGCCGTAAAACTATTTCACAAATTTTTTCCGAAAAGCCAAAAGGAAAGTTCTCTGGTTACTTTAATAAGCATATTCAGATTCCTGATCATGCTGATGGGCTCTTTTATTGCTCTGGAAATTATGGGCTTCAGCGGTTTCCTTTGGAAATTTATCGGGAGTCTGGGAGTAGCCGGGGTAATTGCCGGAGTTGCTTTAAAAGACCTGGTATCAAGTATTTTTTCAGGAATGCTTATCGGGATTGATAAGGCTTTTAAAGTGGGTGATTATATTACGATAGGATCGCATTCCGGTACGGTTCAGGAAATCGGTTTTTTAACTACAAAAATTATTACCGATGACGGGAAGAAGGCCTATATTCCGAACCAGGTAATTTTTAATGCTCCTTTTTACAATATTACAGCATCGCCACAGCGAAGGATTATTTTAAATTTTGAAATTCCGGCAGATGAAGATATCACAAAGGCACAAAAAGGAATGCTGGCTGTTATTAAAAGCTTGGAAAATGTGGATAAGCTGGATACTTCAGAAGTTATTTTTACAGACTTAAAACAGGGCAATTTCAATCTTCAGGCTAAGTTCTGGATGAAGGTAGGCGCCAATATGGTTCAGCTGAAAAGTGAAGCTTACCTGAAGATCAAGGAACGCCTGGATGCAGATAATATCCAGCTGGTAACTCCTACAAGTATCAGTATTACCAATGGGGAATCTTTAACTCCTGAAAATCATGATCAGTAA
- the sucC gene encoding ADP-forming succinate--CoA ligase subunit beta — MNLHEYQSKEILSKYGVAIQRGFVANNVDEAVAAAEKLTAETGAQGWVVKAQIHAGGRGKGGGVKFSPNMDKLKENAQNIIGMQLITPQTSAEGKKVNSVLVAEDVYYPGESETKEFYVSILLDRAEGKNTIVYSTEGGMDIEHVAEVTPHLIHKEIIDPALGLQGFQARKIAFNLGLEGNAFKEFTKFIVSLYNAYTGIDASLFEINPVLKTSDNKIIAVDAKVTLDDNSLFRHKDLAELRDTREEDPMDVEAGEAGLNFVKLDGNVACMVNGAGLAMATMDIIKLSGGNPANFLDVGGTADAQRVQTAFGIILRDPNVKAILINIFGGIVRCDRVAQGVVDAYRAMGSLPVPLIVRLQGTNAVEAKQLIDESGLPVHSAITLEEAANKVKEVLA; from the coding sequence ATGAATCTTCACGAGTATCAATCAAAAGAGATTTTATCAAAGTATGGAGTAGCTATCCAACGTGGTTTCGTAGCTAATAATGTAGACGAAGCTGTAGCTGCTGCTGAAAAGCTTACTGCTGAAACCGGAGCTCAGGGATGGGTTGTAAAAGCACAGATTCACGCAGGTGGTCGTGGTAAAGGTGGTGGTGTAAAGTTTTCTCCAAACATGGATAAATTAAAAGAAAACGCTCAGAACATCATCGGAATGCAGCTTATTACACCTCAGACTTCTGCTGAAGGTAAAAAAGTAAATTCTGTTTTGGTTGCAGAGGATGTATATTATCCGGGAGAATCTGAAACTAAAGAATTTTATGTTTCTATTCTTTTAGACAGAGCTGAAGGTAAAAATACAATCGTATATTCTACTGAAGGAGGGATGGATATTGAGCACGTTGCAGAAGTAACTCCTCATTTGATCCATAAAGAAATCATTGATCCTGCTTTAGGTCTTCAAGGATTCCAGGCAAGAAAAATTGCTTTCAACTTAGGTCTTGAAGGAAATGCTTTCAAAGAATTCACAAAATTTATCGTATCTCTTTACAACGCTTATACAGGAATTGATGCTTCTCTTTTCGAAATCAACCCTGTGTTGAAAACTTCAGATAACAAAATTATCGCTGTTGATGCTAAAGTAACTTTGGATGACAACTCATTGTTCCGTCACAAAGATTTAGCCGAATTAAGAGATACAAGAGAAGAAGATCCAATGGATGTTGAAGCGGGTGAAGCTGGTCTTAACTTCGTGAAGCTTGACGGTAATGTTGCCTGTATGGTAAACGGAGCAGGTCTTGCAATGGCAACGATGGATATCATCAAATTATCAGGTGGTAACCCTGCCAACTTCCTTGACGTGGGTGGTACTGCGGATGCTCAGAGAGTTCAGACTGCTTTCGGAATCATCCTTAGAGATCCTAACGTAAAAGCTATCCTGATCAACATCTTCGGAGGTATCGTAAGATGTGACAGAGTTGCTCAGGGGGTTGTAGATGCTTACAGAGCTATGGGAAGCCTTCCTGTTCCATTGATCGTAAGATTACAGGGAACTAACGCTGTAGAAGCTAAACAGTTAATTGATGAGTCAGGACTTCCTGTACATTCAGCAATTACTTTGGAAGAAGCTGCAAACAAAGTAAAAGAAGTTTTAGCTTAA
- a CDS encoding chloride channel protein, with the protein MKINRRRRLIRTFNLLDQPIRFNPFVFSRTFFMWAFTGLVGGAIAGGYWIVLEYFTEFLAEFQGWMVIPVMAVCGLLAGLVIHFIGDPGEIHLIVNNIRFNKGKLDPKNNPSMILSSLFCVASGGSLGPEAPLVQVTGSTGTWLGKIFRLKGEELRSLSIAGMASGFTALFGAPLGGSLFSLEILHHKHAVEYYKAIIPALVASCFSYVMFALIIHLGIGATWDLKAYHYSGVYDFIYAFLFGVVATIFGWIFIFVVKFFKRVFEYRSFPIYVKTLTGGIILGIIAYNFPITRYFGHHEVNQLINGNFALNFLIVILVFKIIAIAVTVTSGWRGGFIIPLFFVGTTLGLIIHQLFPAVDTTLAIVSCMAAINACVTRTPMSTTIILGTLTGFTYFVPILFASLTGYFLAPKIPFIGSQSEKLSEE; encoded by the coding sequence ATGAAAATCAATAGAAGAAGGCGGTTAATAAGAACATTCAATCTTCTGGATCAGCCCATAAGATTCAATCCTTTTGTATTTAGCCGTACTTTTTTCATGTGGGCTTTCACCGGTTTGGTAGGTGGGGCTATTGCGGGAGGTTACTGGATTGTTTTAGAATATTTTACTGAATTTTTAGCTGAATTTCAGGGCTGGATGGTAATTCCTGTTATGGCGGTCTGTGGATTGCTGGCAGGACTTGTTATTCACTTTATCGGAGATCCGGGAGAAATTCATCTGATTGTTAACAATATCAGGTTTAATAAAGGAAAATTAGATCCCAAAAACAATCCTTCTATGATCCTTTCCTCACTTTTTTGTGTGGCATCGGGCGGAAGTCTCGGTCCGGAAGCTCCTTTGGTTCAGGTTACCGGCTCTACAGGAACCTGGCTAGGGAAAATTTTCAGACTGAAAGGAGAGGAACTGCGTTCTTTAAGTATTGCAGGTATGGCTTCCGGGTTTACGGCTCTGTTCGGGGCACCGCTTGGAGGAAGTCTCTTTTCCCTTGAAATCCTGCATCATAAACATGCGGTGGAATATTACAAAGCCATTATTCCTGCTTTGGTAGCAAGCTGTTTCAGTTATGTTATGTTTGCTTTGATTATTCATTTGGGAATAGGCGCAACATGGGATCTGAAAGCTTACCATTATTCTGGAGTATACGATTTCATTTATGCTTTTTTATTTGGAGTGGTGGCTACTATTTTCGGGTGGATCTTTATTTTTGTGGTAAAATTTTTCAAAAGAGTTTTTGAATACAGATCGTTTCCGATTTATGTAAAAACATTGACAGGAGGAATCATTTTAGGAATTATTGCTTATAATTTCCCGATCACCAGATACTTTGGCCATCATGAAGTTAACCAGTTAATCAACGGGAATTTTGCCCTGAACTTTTTGATTGTGATTCTTGTCTTTAAAATCATTGCCATTGCCGTTACTGTTACTTCCGGATGGAGAGGAGGTTTTATTATCCCGCTGTTTTTTGTGGGAACAACTTTAGGACTTATCATACACCAGCTATTTCCTGCGGTTGATACTACATTAGCCATTGTAAGCTGTATGGCTGCAATTAACGCCTGTGTGACGAGAACACCTATGAGTACTACAATTATTTTGGGAACATTAACCGGGTTTACCTATTTCGTTCCTATACTTTTTGCGAGTCTTACAGGCTATTTTCTGGCTCCTAAAATCCCGTTTATCGGGTCGCAGTCTGAAAAATTATCCGAAGAATAG
- a CDS encoding DUF423 domain-containing protein, whose protein sequence is MKTVTLIFGAVYGMLSVILGAFGAHALKKILSVERLESFETGVRYQMYAAFFLLIIGYILKFETSSEKWTSILMIAGTFLFSVSIYFLSLQDYLGVNLKFLGPITPLGGLFMILSWGMLILYFAKNRI, encoded by the coding sequence ATGAAAACAGTTACTTTAATTTTCGGTGCCGTTTACGGGATGCTGTCAGTAATTCTGGGAGCTTTCGGAGCGCACGCTTTAAAAAAAATATTGTCTGTGGAAAGACTGGAAAGCTTTGAAACAGGTGTAAGATACCAGATGTACGCCGCATTCTTTTTACTGATCATCGGATATATCTTAAAATTTGAAACATCCTCTGAAAAATGGACCTCAATTCTGATGATTGCAGGAACCTTTTTATTTTCGGTAAGCATTTACTTTTTAAGCCTGCAGGATTATCTGGGAGTTAATCTGAAATTCCTGGGACCAATCACTCCGCTTGGTGGGCTTTTCATGATCTTAAGCTGGGGAATGCTTATTCTTTATTTTGCTAAAAACAGAATTTAA
- a CDS encoding hydroxymethylglutaryl-CoA reductase, degradative, with the protein MNHKPVEGFSKLTKQGKIDWLVNEYLEGNEEYQNILKQYWNGNADLQKLHEEFSENTISNFYMPYGIAPNFLIDGKLFALPMAVEESSVVAAASKAAKFWIDKGGFKTTIINNEKLGHTHFIFNVEPHKLLHFFNFNLKKKLFEATEDITANMRKRGGGILDIKLVDKTSEMPNYYQLKASFDTVDSMGANFINSCLEQFGKTMKQEIATSGDFTQEEKNTLQIVMNILSNFTPDCIVRAEVSCKIDDLKDDSGISNEEFAAKFKQAVTIAEIEPFRATTHNKGIMNGVDAVVIATGNDFRATEACAHAYAARDGRYRSLTHCTTDNGIFRFWIDLPISVGVVGGLTNLHPLVKFSLALLGKPSAQELMSILAVSGLAQNFGALRSLVTTGIQKGHMKMHLLNILNQMGATEEEKQHFVTYFKDKTVSHHEVISEFNRLRAQ; encoded by the coding sequence ATGAATCATAAACCGGTAGAAGGTTTCTCTAAACTTACAAAACAGGGAAAAATCGATTGGCTTGTCAACGAGTACCTTGAAGGAAACGAAGAATATCAAAATATACTAAAACAATACTGGAACGGAAATGCTGATCTTCAGAAGCTTCATGAAGAATTTTCTGAAAATACCATCTCCAATTTCTACATGCCTTACGGAATTGCCCCGAATTTCTTAATTGACGGAAAATTATTTGCTCTTCCGATGGCTGTTGAAGAAAGTTCTGTAGTGGCTGCGGCTTCCAAGGCTGCAAAATTCTGGATTGATAAAGGGGGCTTTAAAACAACCATCATCAACAATGAAAAATTAGGGCATACCCATTTTATATTCAATGTGGAGCCTCATAAACTGTTACACTTCTTTAATTTTAATTTAAAGAAAAAACTGTTTGAAGCTACCGAAGATATTACCGCCAATATGAGAAAACGCGGTGGTGGAATTCTGGATATCAAATTAGTGGATAAAACTTCTGAAATGCCCAATTACTACCAGCTTAAAGCAAGCTTTGATACCGTAGATTCCATGGGTGCGAATTTTATCAATTCATGTCTTGAACAGTTCGGAAAGACCATGAAGCAGGAAATTGCAACGAGTGGAGATTTTACGCAGGAAGAAAAAAATACACTTCAGATCGTCATGAATATCCTTTCCAATTTTACACCAGACTGTATCGTAAGAGCTGAGGTTTCCTGTAAAATTGATGATTTAAAGGACGACAGCGGGATTTCCAATGAAGAATTTGCTGCAAAATTCAAACAGGCCGTTACCATTGCTGAAATTGAACCCTTCCGCGCTACAACCCACAACAAAGGTATCATGAATGGAGTAGATGCTGTAGTGATTGCCACAGGAAATGATTTCAGGGCAACGGAAGCATGTGCCCACGCTTATGCCGCAAGAGACGGACGATACAGATCCCTGACACACTGCACAACAGATAACGGGATTTTCAGATTCTGGATTGATCTTCCGATTTCTGTAGGAGTAGTAGGAGGTCTTACCAATCTTCATCCATTGGTAAAATTCTCATTGGCACTTCTCGGAAAGCCTTCTGCGCAGGAACTGATGAGTATTCTGGCTGTGTCCGGACTTGCCCAGAATTTTGGAGCCCTCCGTTCCCTGGTGACTACAGGTATTCAGAAAGGACATATGAAAATGCACCTGCTGAACATTTTAAACCAGATGGGAGCTACAGAAGAAGAAAAGCAGCACTTTGTGACCTATTTTAAGGACAAAACAGTAAGCCATCATGAGGTTATCAGTGAATTTAACAGATTAAGAGCCCAGTAA
- a CDS encoding putative DNA modification/repair radical SAM protein, with protein sequence MNFERLKEKLEILADAAKYDVSCSSSGGTRKNKKGALGDSSVSGICHTYTEDGRCVSLLKILLTNHCIYDCAYCVSRSSNDIKRAAFTVEEVVDLTINFYRRNYIEGLFLSSGIFKNADTTMERLVRVAKKLRLEENFNGYIHLKSIPGASDELMQEAALYADRLSINLEIPTESGLKLLAPEKNRQDMLNPMKYIQNGIAQYKDEKKIFRKVPKFAPAGQSTQMIVGATNENDLQIIKVADHFYKNFSLKRVYYSGYVPVLEDKRLPSLTTEVPMLRENRLYQSDWLMRFYGFKAEEILDPDMPFLDLEVDPKLSWALRHLHQFPVNLQTADYQMILRIPGIGVKTAQKIVQARRFQVLNMDHLKKLGAAVNRAKYFIDFNAGNTYLKYLTDKNFRKLLVGGSSSKFQNQFSQQLSLF encoded by the coding sequence ATGAATTTTGAACGCCTGAAAGAAAAACTCGAAATCCTTGCTGATGCTGCGAAATATGATGTTTCCTGCTCATCAAGCGGCGGAACGAGAAAGAATAAAAAAGGCGCTTTAGGAGACAGCTCTGTAAGCGGGATTTGTCATACCTATACGGAAGACGGGCGATGCGTATCCCTTCTTAAAATTCTACTGACCAATCATTGTATTTATGATTGTGCCTATTGTGTGTCCAGAAGCTCAAATGATATTAAAAGAGCCGCTTTTACAGTAGAAGAAGTAGTGGATCTTACCATTAATTTTTACCGTAGGAATTATATTGAAGGACTGTTTCTGAGTTCCGGTATTTTCAAAAATGCAGATACAACGATGGAGCGACTTGTAAGGGTTGCAAAAAAACTGCGTTTAGAGGAAAATTTCAACGGTTATATTCATTTGAAATCCATTCCGGGGGCAAGCGATGAACTGATGCAGGAAGCGGCTTTATATGCGGACCGGCTGTCCATCAATCTTGAAATTCCTACGGAAAGCGGATTGAAATTACTGGCCCCTGAAAAAAACCGTCAGGATATGCTTAATCCTATGAAATATATCCAGAACGGGATTGCTCAATATAAAGATGAAAAGAAAATTTTCAGAAAGGTTCCGAAATTTGCCCCGGCAGGACAGTCTACACAAATGATTGTAGGAGCAACCAATGAAAATGATCTTCAGATCATTAAAGTAGCGGATCATTTCTATAAGAATTTCAGTCTGAAGAGAGTCTATTATTCCGGTTATGTCCCTGTTCTGGAAGATAAAAGATTACCTTCACTTACAACGGAAGTTCCCATGCTTAGGGAAAACAGGCTTTATCAATCCGACTGGCTGATGAGGTTTTATGGTTTTAAAGCAGAGGAAATCTTAGATCCGGATATGCCTTTTTTAGATCTGGAAGTTGATCCTAAGCTGAGCTGGGCATTGAGGCACCTGCACCAGTTCCCGGTTAATTTACAGACTGCGGATTACCAGATGATTTTAAGGATACCGGGAATTGGAGTAAAAACGGCACAGAAAATTGTTCAGGCACGACGTTTTCAGGTTTTGAATATGGACCATCTGAAAAAACTGGGAGCTGCCGTTAACCGTGCAAAATATTTTATTGATTTCAATGCAGGGAATACTTATCTGAAATATTTAACGGATAAAAATTTCAGAAAACTTCTTGTAGGTGGAAGCTCTTCCAAGTTTCAGAATCAGTTTTCACAGCAGCTGAGCTTATTTTAG
- a CDS encoding TIGR03915 family putative DNA repair protein yields the protein MTTLLYDGSFDGLLTAVFEVFEYRYKDAEIISKERFHQENIFAEIHEVVTQNDKAERVLNKLEQNIGKSGIHELLKVYLSEDPEREPLILSAVQQSIKYPGENILQNYADPDILKISKINKSVSRERHRMTAFVRFEKMQDGVFFAKIDPDFDVLPLIRKHFKDRYQDQKWMIYDLRRNYGILYDLDNCDFFYPEEKLDLNQYQQKFHDEENKYQKLWQRYFTKTNIVERKNLKLHVQHVPKRYWKYLTEKW from the coding sequence ATGACGACTCTCCTATATGACGGAAGTTTTGACGGCCTTTTAACCGCAGTATTTGAAGTTTTCGAATACCGTTATAAAGATGCGGAAATTATAAGTAAAGAAAGGTTTCATCAGGAAAATATTTTTGCAGAAATTCATGAAGTAGTTACCCAAAATGATAAGGCTGAACGGGTTTTAAACAAATTGGAACAAAATATTGGAAAGTCGGGAATTCATGAGTTATTAAAAGTTTATTTATCTGAAGATCCTGAACGGGAACCCCTCATTCTGTCAGCTGTACAGCAATCCATCAAATATCCTGGAGAAAATATCCTGCAGAATTATGCAGATCCTGATATTCTGAAAATCTCAAAGATCAATAAATCCGTAAGCCGGGAAAGACACAGAATGACTGCTTTTGTCCGGTTTGAGAAGATGCAGGACGGTGTTTTCTTCGCTAAAATAGATCCTGATTTTGATGTTCTTCCACTTATACGCAAACATTTCAAGGACCGTTATCAGGATCAGAAATGGATGATTTATGATTTAAGAAGGAATTACGGCATTTTATATGACCTGGACAACTGTGATTTCTTTTATCCAGAGGAAAAACTGGATCTAAATCAGTACCAGCAGAAATTTCATGATGAGGAAAATAAGTATCAGAAGTTATGGCAGAGATATTTTACGAAGACTAATATTGTGGAAAGGAAGAATTTGAAATTACACGTTCAGCATGTTCCGAAAAGGTACTGGAAATATCTGACGGAGAAATGGTAA